A part of Desulfobacter sp. genomic DNA contains:
- a CDS encoding amino acid ABC transporter permease gives MNEFLQYAAIALPDMLQGTLITLEVTLGSLVIGLVIGMPMALVRVYGAKGLQPFCTAYLTLFRGTPLLVQLFVVYYGLPEIGISFSRMGAAFLTLGCNSAAYQCEYFRGAILSVSKGQMKAARAIGMSRLAGIRHIVLPQAVRLVIPAWSNEFIAMIKYTAVIFLIAVPDLMGRAKMLSSEHFAPIQTYILVAIIYLVLVGLMSLALHFVQKKLAVPGLDFKAEVH, from the coding sequence ATGAACGAATTTCTTCAATATGCCGCCATTGCCCTGCCGGACATGCTCCAGGGCACCCTGATCACCCTGGAGGTCACCCTGGGCTCCCTGGTCATCGGCCTGGTCATCGGCATGCCCATGGCCCTGGTCCGGGTATACGGCGCCAAAGGGCTGCAGCCCTTCTGCACCGCCTACCTCACCCTTTTCAGGGGCACCCCGCTCCTGGTCCAGCTCTTTGTGGTCTATTACGGCCTGCCCGAGATCGGAATCTCCTTTTCCCGCATGGGCGCGGCCTTCCTAACCCTGGGCTGCAACAGCGCCGCCTACCAGTGCGAATATTTCAGGGGGGCCATCCTCTCCGTCTCCAAGGGCCAGATGAAGGCGGCACGGGCCATCGGCATGAGCCGGCTGGCAGGCATCCGCCACATTGTCCTGCCCCAGGCCGTCCGTCTGGTCATCCCGGCCTGGTCCAACGAATTCATCGCCATGATCAAATACACGGCCGTAATCTTTCTCATTGCCGTCCCCGACCTCATGGGCCGGGCAAAAATGCTGTCCAGTGAACATTTCGCCCCCATCCAGACCTATATCCTGGTGGCCATTATCTACCTGGTACTGGTGGGACTCATGAGTCTCGCCCTCCACTTTGTGCAGAAAAAGCTGGCCGTACCGGGGCTGGATTTCAAGGCAGAGGTCCACTAG
- a CDS encoding FAD-binding protein has protein sequence MVKELETLLGADKCLTAPEDTACYSFDAGHDRGGCPLAVVFPESTQEVSRVMAYARANEIPVVPRGAGSGLTGGAVPATGSIILSLARMNRILELDTQNLCAVVETGVVTAELQAAAGEQGLFYPPDPASQDISTIGGNIAENAGGMRAVKYGVTKAYVMGLEVVLPDGRILNLGSKCIKDVAGYSMTELFIGSEGTLGVITKAIVKLVPRPETVRTLAACFDSMEAAGRAVPEIFKAGVIPSTLEFIDGTCLEAVKKAGLMEASREFIHEKTRAMLLVEVDGKASQVEEDAGSISNICESMGMLSLGRAHRRGDRDNLWHVRRSIHGALAFISNHWMEEDISVPPAAIPEMLASLNRLAEKEGLIIPCFGHYGDGNIHLSATGTNAPLSPSRETDIRGQIFSLAVGLGGRIAAEHGIGIAKKNFIGLNLDDDTLDFARQLKAMLDPKYLLNPGKIFPGP, from the coding sequence ATGGTAAAAGAACTGGAAACGCTTCTGGGCGCGGATAAATGCCTGACCGCCCCCGAGGACACGGCCTGCTATTCATTTGATGCCGGCCACGACAGGGGCGGGTGCCCCCTGGCCGTGGTATTCCCGGAATCAACACAGGAGGTCTCCCGGGTCATGGCCTATGCCCGGGCCAATGAAATCCCAGTCGTCCCCAGGGGGGCAGGTTCCGGCCTCACCGGCGGGGCAGTGCCCGCCACAGGCAGCATCATCCTCTCCCTGGCCCGGATGAACCGCATCCTGGAACTGGACACCCAGAACCTCTGCGCCGTGGTGGAAACCGGCGTGGTCACCGCAGAACTCCAGGCCGCTGCCGGGGAACAGGGTCTTTTCTATCCCCCGGACCCGGCCAGCCAGGACATCTCCACTATAGGGGGCAATATAGCGGAAAACGCCGGGGGCATGCGGGCCGTCAAATACGGCGTGACCAAAGCCTATGTCATGGGACTTGAAGTGGTCCTCCCCGACGGCCGTATCCTCAATCTGGGGTCAAAATGTATCAAGGACGTGGCCGGCTACTCCATGACCGAACTGTTCATCGGCTCGGAAGGCACTCTGGGCGTCATCACCAAGGCCATTGTCAAGCTGGTTCCGCGGCCAGAAACCGTCCGCACCCTGGCCGCCTGCTTTGACAGTATGGAAGCGGCCGGCCGGGCCGTACCCGAAATTTTCAAGGCCGGAGTCATCCCAAGCACCCTGGAATTCATTGACGGCACCTGCCTTGAGGCGGTTAAAAAAGCCGGGCTCATGGAAGCGAGCCGGGAGTTCATCCATGAAAAGACCCGGGCCATGCTCCTGGTGGAAGTTGACGGTAAAGCATCCCAGGTGGAAGAAGATGCCGGGAGTATCAGCAACATCTGTGAATCAATGGGCATGCTCAGCCTGGGCCGGGCCCATCGCCGTGGGGACAGGGACAACCTCTGGCATGTCCGCCGTTCCATCCACGGCGCCCTTGCCTTTATCAGCAACCACTGGATGGAAGAGGACATATCCGTCCCCCCCGCCGCCATACCTGAGATGCTGGCGTCACTGAACCGGCTGGCCGAAAAAGAGGGGCTCATCATTCCCTGCTTCGGCCATTACGGCGACGGCAACATCCACCTCAGTGCCACAGGCACGAATGCGCCGCTCTCCCCGTCCCGTGAAACCGACATCCGCGGTCAGATTTTCTCCCTTGCCGTTGGCCTGGGCGGCCGGATTGCCGCCGAGCACGGCATCGGTATTGCAAAGAAGAATTTCATCGGGCTGAATCTGGACGATGACACCTTGGATTTTGCCCGGCAGCTCAAAGCCATGCTGGACCCTAAATACCTGCTCAACCCGGGAAAAATCTTTCCCGGACCTTAA
- a CDS encoding GNAT family N-acetyltransferase, which produces MTIIFRDAEPNDIDAMLPLLEKLFSIEADFTFDPTVQARGLRLMLDGCGKHRAVKVACANDRVIGMCTAQTRISTAQGRISAVVEDLVVDDAFRGQGVGSRLIKAIEAWAQKRGISSLSLLADKDNTNGLAFYAARGWQTSSLVCLVKPL; this is translated from the coding sequence ATGACCATCATTTTTAGAGACGCCGAACCCAACGACATCGACGCCATGCTGCCTCTGCTGGAAAAACTCTTTTCCATTGAGGCGGATTTCACCTTTGATCCGACCGTCCAGGCCAGGGGGCTGCGGCTGATGCTGGACGGCTGCGGAAAGCACCGGGCCGTCAAGGTGGCCTGCGCCAATGACAGGGTCATCGGCATGTGCACGGCCCAGACCCGGATCTCCACGGCCCAGGGCAGAATCTCCGCCGTGGTTGAAGACCTGGTGGTGGATGATGCCTTCCGGGGGCAGGGGGTGGGCAGCCGCCTGATTAAAGCCATTGAAGCCTGGGCCCAAAAAAGGGGGATTTCATCCCTTTCCCTCCTGGCCGACAAAGACAACACCAACGGACTCGCATTTTACGCAGCCCGAGGCTGGCAGACATCGTCACTGGTCTGTCTGGTCAAGCCGCTTTAA
- the nifH gene encoding nitrogenase iron protein: MRKIAIYGKGGIGKSTTTQNTVAGLVEAGKKIMVVGCDPKADSTRLLLNGLAQKTVLDTLRDEGEDVLLEDVRKIGYGGTLCTESGGPEPGVGCAGRGIITSINLLEQLGAYAEDQELDYVFYDVLGDVVCGGFAMPIREGKAQEIYIVVSGEMMAMYAANNICKGIVKFAQSGGVRLGGLICNSRKVDNEQAMIEVLAEKLGTQMIHFVPRDNMVQHAEINRKTVIDHAPDHPQADEYRILAKKIDENEMFVIPTPLEIEELESLLIEYGIAA, translated from the coding sequence ATGAGAAAAATTGCCATTTACGGAAAAGGCGGTATCGGCAAATCCACCACCACCCAGAACACGGTCGCAGGGCTTGTTGAAGCCGGAAAAAAAATAATGGTCGTGGGCTGCGATCCCAAGGCGGACTCCACCCGCCTGCTGCTCAACGGCCTGGCCCAGAAAACCGTATTGGACACCCTGAGGGACGAAGGGGAGGATGTGCTGCTGGAAGATGTGAGAAAAATCGGATACGGGGGCACCCTCTGCACGGAATCCGGGGGCCCGGAACCGGGGGTGGGGTGTGCCGGCCGGGGCATCATCACCTCAATCAACCTGCTGGAACAGCTGGGGGCCTACGCCGAGGACCAGGAACTGGACTATGTGTTTTACGACGTTCTCGGAGACGTTGTCTGCGGCGGGTTTGCCATGCCCATCCGTGAGGGCAAGGCCCAGGAGATATACATCGTGGTTTCCGGCGAAATGATGGCCATGTATGCGGCCAACAATATCTGCAAGGGCATCGTGAAATTTGCCCAGTCCGGTGGGGTTCGCTTAGGGGGCCTGATCTGTAACTCCAGGAAGGTGGACAATGAACAGGCCATGATCGAGGTCCTGGCCGAAAAACTGGGCACCCAGATGATCCATTTCGTCCCCAGGGACAACATGGTACAGCATGCCGAAATTAATCGTAAAACCGTCATCGACCATGCCCCGGACCATCCCCAGGCGGACGAGTACAGAATACTGGCAAAAAAGATCGACGAAAACGAAATGTTCGTCATCCCGACGCCCCTGGAAATTGAGGAACTGGAGTCCCTTCTCATCGAATACGGCATCGCCGCTTAA
- a CDS encoding P-II family nitrogen regulator, which yields MKIMIKSIIRPEKVNDVMAALMEAGFPAVTRMSVAGRGKQRGIKIGEITYDEIPKEMLLTVVDEKDREFVLKTIMSTAKTGEKGAFGDGKIFISPVTETYTISSGVKDPDEESVEAAEVAS from the coding sequence ATGAAAATCATGATCAAATCCATTATCCGACCCGAAAAAGTTAACGACGTCATGGCCGCCCTCATGGAAGCGGGGTTCCCGGCGGTCACCCGGATGAGCGTGGCCGGCAGGGGAAAGCAGCGGGGGATCAAAATCGGCGAAATCACCTATGATGAAATCCCCAAGGAAATGCTGCTGACTGTGGTGGATGAAAAGGACAGGGAATTTGTCTTAAAGACCATCATGTCCACAGCCAAAACCGGGGAAAAAGGGGCCTTTGGCGACGGTAAAATTTTTATCAGCCCGGTTACCGAGACCTATACCATCAGTTCCGGTGTCAAAGACCCCGATGAAGAGTCGGTCGAAGCGGCGGAGGTGGCGTCATGA
- a CDS encoding P-II family nitrogen regulator — protein MKEIMAVIRMNKINPTKKALLDAGISSMTAMEALGRGKGLVNMDLLKGAEQGYEEAIAQLGQSDRLIPKRALFLVVPDKLVKKTVDTIISANKTGKSGDGVIWVMPNLDAVSVRTAEHGDAVLDDF, from the coding sequence ATGAAGGAGATAATGGCCGTGATCCGCATGAATAAGATCAATCCCACCAAAAAAGCCCTGCTGGATGCCGGCATCTCCTCCATGACTGCAATGGAGGCTCTGGGCCGGGGGAAGGGCCTGGTGAACATGGACCTGCTCAAAGGAGCGGAACAGGGATACGAAGAGGCCATTGCCCAGCTGGGCCAGTCCGACCGCCTCATCCCCAAGCGGGCCCTTTTCCTGGTGGTGCCGGACAAGCTGGTCAAAAAGACCGTGGACACCATCATCTCGGCCAACAAAACCGGAAAATCCGGGGATGGGGTGATCTGGGTCATGCCCAACCTCGACGCCGTATCCGTCAGGACCGCCGAACACGGGGACGCCGTTCTCGACGACTTTTAA